TAATGTATATTTATTTGTGATTAATGTGCAGCAGGTACAGACTTTTCAAGTTTTTTGCTTTCGCTTTTTCCCTCTGCAGTTACCTCAACTTTTTTCTCGCCACTTCGTAACGGAATCTCTTTAAGGAACAGGACAAGCAGTGCTGCAATTACTAACAGTGCAGTGCCGCTTAAGAATACAACCGTCAGGGAATCACTTAGTGCGTTCCGCAGCATCTCAATCAATTGATTAAAGAGCGGCTGGATTTGCTCTGGCAGTGTTGCGTGCAGTTCCTTCAGCTTAGGTTGATCCAGCAGCATTTGCGGGTTCATAAATGCGGATAGCTGTTTAGCGGATTCAGGATCAAGTTTGGTTAAATCCGGACCCTTGCCAGAGGACACTGCTGCCTCTAATTTTTTCGTTAATGTGGAGTTCATGATGGTACCCATGATAGCAATACCAATGGTTCCGCCTAAATTACGGAATAAAGTATTTGTAGCAGTAGCAACACCGAGCATGGAAGGAGCTACAGCATTTTGTACGGTTAAGGTAAACACAGGCATCGACAGCCCTAAACCAATACCGAAAATAATCATGCTGACTACGGCCATAGCGATATTGCTCATGAAGGCCATTATGATCATAGCCGCAACCATAAACGGCATTCCCATCAGAGCATAACGCTTGTATTTACCTGATTTGGAGATCCATCTTCCTACAAGTGTACTAAGTACAATCATTGCAAGTGACATCGGCATATTAATAAATCCGGAGTTGGTTGGGGAGACACCTTCTACACCTTGGACAAAGAACGGTAGATAGATCATTGCGCCCATCATACCAGCATTCATTAGGAAGCCTACAATCATAGAGATGGTTACAATGGAGTTTTTAAATAAGGATAATGGCAACACTGGGCTTTTAGCTTTTCGTTCAATCAGAATCAAAATGATAACTCCCAGAATTGACGCTCCGAACAGGCCGAGAATTTCTGGAGAACCCCAGTCATATTTTGTCCCCGCCCATGAAAAGCCGAGCAAGAGTGCAACAATGGTAAGGGAAAGGAATATAGAGCCTAAGTAGTCAATGGATTCTGAGGTGGAGCGTGCAGTTTTAGGGAACATTCTCCAAATCATAAAGAAAGCCACGATACCGAAAGGCAGGAAGATCCAGAAGATCCATTTCCAAGCCATGTGATCCACCATGAAGCCGCCAAGGGTAGGACCAATTACGCTGGAGAATCCAAAAATGGCCATCATAATTCCGGTCCACTTGGCTCTCTCTCTAGGAGCGAACAAATCACCTACAGCGGTTACGGTAGCCGACATTAGAATCCCGCCGCCAAGACCTTGAATCCCGCGATAAGTGATCATTTGGAAAATATTTGTCGACAATCCGGACATGAAAGCGCCTATAATAAAAATAACGATCCCCGCTAAGAGGAATGGCTTTCTTCCATAGATATCGGATAACTTACCGACAAGTACGGTGGCGATTGTTGAGGTGAGCATATAGATGGTGATTACCCAAGTATAATGTTCAATGCCTCCCAACATCGCAATAATTCGGGGCATTGCAGTACCCACAATGGTCTGGTTGATTGCTGCGAAAAACATGGC
This Paenibacillus sp. FSL R5-0345 DNA region includes the following protein-coding sequences:
- a CDS encoding MDR family MFS transporter, with protein sequence MEHLTQKKKVTIMIALMAAMFFAAINQTIVGTAMPRIIAMLGGIEHYTWVITIYMLTSTIATVLVGKLSDIYGRKPFLLAGIVIFIIGAFMSGLSTNIFQMITYRGIQGLGGGILMSATVTAVGDLFAPRERAKWTGIMMAIFGFSSVIGPTLGGFMVDHMAWKWIFWIFLPFGIVAFFMIWRMFPKTARSTSESIDYLGSIFLSLTIVALLLGFSWAGTKYDWGSPEILGLFGASILGVIILILIERKAKSPVLPLSLFKNSIVTISMIVGFLMNAGMMGAMIYLPFFVQGVEGVSPTNSGFINMPMSLAMIVLSTLVGRWISKSGKYKRYALMGMPFMVAAMIIMAFMSNIAMAVVSMIIFGIGLGLSMPVFTLTVQNAVAPSMLGVATATNTLFRNLGGTIGIAIMGTIMNSTLTKKLEAAVSSGKGPDLTKLDPESAKQLSAFMNPQMLLDQPKLKELHATLPEQIQPLFNQLIEMLRNALSDSLTVVFLSGTALLVIAALLVLFLKEIPLRSGEKKVEVTAEGKSESKKLEKSVPAAH